From the genome of Streptomyces sp. NBC_01116, one region includes:
- the gmd gene encoding GDP-mannose 4,6-dehydratase → MAKTALITGVTGQDGSYLAELLLDKGYTVHGLIRRSSSFNTERIDHIYQGPEEPERSFVLHHADLSDGVALVNLLRDIQPDEVYNLGAQSHVRVSFDAPLYTGDVTGLGTIRLLEAVRASGIETRIYQASSSEMFGASPPPQNENTAFHPRSPYSVAKVYAYWATVNYREAYDMFAVNGILFNHESPRRGETFVTRKITRGVARIKAGLQDRLHLGNLDAVRDWGYAPEYVEAMWRMLQCDTPDDYVVATGEGVSVRQFVEFAFEHAGLDWREHVRYDPKYERPSEVDALIGDASKAEELLGWKPEVRSRELARIMVDADIRRLDDQLSGAAVRVDR, encoded by the coding sequence GTGGCGAAGACCGCGCTCATCACCGGAGTGACCGGCCAGGACGGTTCGTATCTGGCCGAGTTGCTGCTCGACAAGGGGTACACGGTGCACGGGCTCATACGCCGTTCCTCCAGCTTCAACACCGAGCGGATCGACCACATCTACCAGGGACCCGAGGAGCCGGAGCGCTCCTTCGTCCTGCATCACGCGGACCTGTCCGACGGTGTGGCGCTGGTGAACCTGCTGCGCGACATCCAGCCCGACGAGGTCTACAACCTGGGTGCGCAGTCGCATGTACGGGTGTCCTTCGACGCCCCGCTGTACACCGGGGACGTCACGGGCCTGGGCACCATCCGGCTCCTGGAGGCGGTCCGGGCCAGCGGCATCGAGACCCGGATCTACCAGGCCTCGTCCTCCGAGATGTTCGGCGCCAGTCCGCCCCCGCAGAACGAGAACACCGCGTTCCACCCGCGCAGCCCGTACAGCGTGGCGAAGGTCTACGCGTACTGGGCCACGGTCAACTACCGCGAGGCGTACGACATGTTCGCGGTGAACGGGATCCTCTTCAACCACGAGTCGCCGCGCCGGGGCGAGACCTTCGTAACCCGGAAGATCACCCGTGGCGTGGCCCGGATCAAGGCCGGGCTCCAGGACCGACTGCACCTGGGCAACCTCGACGCGGTCCGGGACTGGGGGTACGCGCCGGAGTACGTGGAAGCCATGTGGCGGATGCTCCAGTGCGACACGCCCGACGACTACGTGGTCGCCACCGGGGAGGGCGTCAGCGTCCGGCAGTTCGTGGAGTTCGCCTTCGAGCACGCGGGGCTGGACTGGCGCGAGCACGTGCGTTACGACCCGAAGTACGAACGCCCCAGCGAGGTCGACGCGTTGATCGGGGACGCGTCCAAGGCCGAGGAACTGCTGGGCTGGAAGCCCGAGGTGAGGTCGCGCGAGCTGGCCCGCATCATGGTCGACGCCGACATCCGCCGACTGGACGACCAGCTGAGCGGCGCCGCCGTCCGGGTGGACAGGTGA
- a CDS encoding GDP-L-fucose synthase family protein — MTTELPAPSQESARPLLRPGSRVFVAGHRGLVGSAVARRLADDGHEVLTRGRDLLDLRDAARTGTYLKEVRPDAVVLAAAKVGGIMANSTYPVQFLEDNLRIQLSVIAGAHAAGTERLLFLGSSCIYPRLAPQPIREDSLLTGRLEPTNEAYALAKIAGIVQTQSYRRQYGASYISAMPTNLYGPGDNFDLETSHVLPALIRRFHEARRDGAPEVTLWGSGSPRREFLHVDDLAAACVRLLEAYDGDEPVNIGCGDDLSIRELAETVAEVTGYQGRVGWDTTKPDGTPRKLLDVTRLSSLGFTPQIPLRDGIARTYAWWLGQLPPGR, encoded by the coding sequence ATGACGACCGAACTCCCCGCCCCCTCCCAGGAATCCGCCCGCCCCCTACTGCGGCCCGGCTCCCGCGTATTCGTCGCGGGACACCGCGGCCTGGTCGGCTCGGCGGTGGCCCGCCGCCTCGCCGACGACGGCCACGAGGTGCTCACCCGCGGCCGCGACCTCCTCGACCTGCGCGACGCCGCGCGGACCGGGACGTATCTGAAGGAGGTCCGTCCGGACGCCGTGGTGCTGGCCGCCGCCAAGGTCGGCGGGATCATGGCCAACAGCACCTACCCGGTGCAGTTCCTGGAGGACAACCTGCGCATCCAGCTCAGCGTGATCGCCGGCGCGCACGCGGCCGGGACCGAGCGGCTGCTCTTCCTCGGCTCCTCGTGCATCTACCCCCGGCTCGCGCCCCAGCCGATCCGCGAGGACTCGCTGCTCACCGGCCGGCTGGAGCCCACCAACGAGGCCTACGCCCTCGCCAAGATCGCCGGAATCGTCCAGACCCAGTCCTACCGACGGCAGTACGGCGCCTCCTACATCAGCGCCATGCCCACCAATCTCTACGGGCCCGGCGACAACTTCGACCTGGAGACCTCGCACGTGCTGCCCGCCCTGATCCGCCGCTTCCACGAGGCGCGGCGGGACGGGGCGCCCGAGGTGACCCTGTGGGGCTCCGGTTCCCCGCGCCGCGAGTTCCTCCATGTCGACGACCTCGCCGCCGCCTGTGTGCGCCTGCTGGAGGCCTACGACGGTGACGAACCCGTCAACATCGGCTGCGGCGACGACCTGTCCATCCGCGAACTCGCGGAGACCGTCGCAGAGGTGACGGGCTATCAGGGGCGTGTCGGCTGGGACACCACGAAGCCCGACGGGACGCCCCGCAAGCTGCTCGACGTCACGCGCCTCTCCTCCCTCGGCTTCACGCCGCAAATCCCGCTGCGTGACGGCATCGCCCGTACCTACGCGTGGTGGCTCGGGCAACTCCCGCCCGGACGTTGA
- a CDS encoding sugar transferase, with amino-acid sequence MGHVEIPDTDLSGPVGLRGAPRPRTAASRNRTAALEQLWRAPTAQRDPAGRPPARRKRTPGPALAALTELLGLAGPAWLLLRAGDQPRPVTAAAVAGLVWVGLRGARGRYADRPGAGSGALGPVGDWLVLIGLLAVLHTAAGSPMDPATAVVAVAPGLLVATAAAGLRRWPRSGRRVRRVLLVGEASGVGRAAELLNSRTDHDYRLVAAIPVGTARLELDGVQVPGRLGSCPADDEVTTVLGGVYAHAADLVLVAPGPLLTGDRLRRLGWGLHDGGVALSVVSELSGVTAERVRPVTAAGLTLLHIAPPLRGGPQAVLKNVLDRTGALFGLLTLAPMLLAVAVSIRLSSRGPVFHRQIRQGQHDRPFTMWKFRTMVADAESLKAQLLEANEVDGPLFKMRSDPRVTPVGRLLRRTSIDELPQLLNVLLGHMSLVGPRPPLPEETSRYDEREHRRLTVKPGLTGLWQVSGRSDLTWPETVSLDLWYVDNWSVSADLGLLARTVRAVADGRGAY; translated from the coding sequence ATGGGGCATGTCGAAATACCTGATACCGACCTATCCGGACCGGTAGGGCTCCGGGGCGCGCCGCGCCCCCGCACCGCCGCGTCCAGGAACCGCACGGCGGCGCTGGAACAGCTGTGGAGGGCCCCGACAGCACAGCGCGACCCGGCCGGCCGGCCGCCGGCCCGGCGGAAGCGGACGCCCGGCCCGGCCTTGGCCGCGCTGACCGAACTGCTCGGGCTGGCCGGTCCGGCCTGGCTGCTGCTGCGCGCGGGCGACCAGCCGCGCCCGGTGACGGCCGCCGCGGTGGCGGGGCTGGTCTGGGTCGGACTGCGTGGGGCCCGGGGGCGGTACGCGGACCGGCCGGGGGCCGGGTCCGGCGCGCTCGGCCCGGTCGGGGACTGGCTCGTGCTCATCGGCCTGCTGGCCGTCCTGCACACGGCGGCGGGCAGCCCGATGGACCCGGCCACGGCCGTCGTGGCCGTGGCACCGGGGCTGCTGGTCGCCACGGCGGCGGCGGGCCTGCGCCGGTGGCCGCGTTCCGGGCGCCGGGTCCGCAGGGTCCTGCTGGTCGGCGAGGCGTCGGGCGTCGGGCGGGCGGCCGAGCTGCTCAACTCCCGTACGGACCACGACTACCGCCTGGTCGCCGCCATACCGGTGGGCACCGCCCGGCTGGAGCTGGACGGTGTGCAGGTGCCGGGGCGCCTCGGGTCCTGCCCGGCCGACGACGAGGTGACCACGGTGCTCGGCGGGGTCTACGCCCACGCGGCGGACCTGGTGCTGGTGGCTCCCGGGCCGCTGCTGACCGGCGACCGGCTGCGCCGGCTCGGCTGGGGGCTGCACGACGGCGGCGTCGCGCTGTCCGTCGTCTCGGAGCTGTCCGGGGTGACGGCCGAGCGGGTGCGCCCCGTCACCGCGGCCGGGCTCACCCTGCTGCACATAGCGCCGCCGCTGCGCGGAGGCCCGCAGGCGGTGCTGAAGAACGTGCTGGACCGGACGGGGGCCCTGTTCGGGCTGCTGACCCTGGCCCCGATGCTCCTGGCTGTGGCCGTGAGCATCCGACTGTCCTCGCGGGGGCCGGTCTTCCACCGGCAGATCCGGCAGGGACAGCACGACCGGCCCTTCACCATGTGGAAGTTCCGCACGATGGTGGCGGACGCGGAGAGCCTCAAGGCGCAGCTCCTCGAGGCCAACGAGGTCGACGGCCCGCTGTTCAAGATGCGCAGCGACCCTCGGGTGACGCCGGTCGGGCGGCTGTTGCGGCGCACCTCGATCGATGAGCTTCCGCAACTGCTCAATGTACTGCTGGGGCACATGTCGCTGGTGGGCCCGCGCCCGCCGCTGCCGGAGGAGACGTCGCGGTACGACGAGCGGGAGCACCGCCGGCTCACCGTGAAACCGGGGCTGACCGGCCTGTGGCAGGTGAGCGGCCGCTCCGATCTGACCTGGCCGGAGACCGTCTCGCTGGACCTCTGGTACGTCGACAACTGGTCGGTCTCCGCCGACCTGGGACTTCTCGCCCGTACTGTGCGCGCCGTCGCCGACGGCCGCGGGGCCTACTGA
- a CDS encoding LamG-like jellyroll fold domain-containing protein produces the protein MMNGSTGRGTGGRGRVRAASAALGLLAGALTATAAGSSPAAALTPPVAITADDLTTWQTNGIVWSMAAGDGVVYAGGTFSTLRPPTAAPGTDEQQAVNFAAFDAATGAPTDCSLSFTISSGTATVRALALSPDGETLYAGGQFGAVNGVGVSNIAAIDTETCKVSNTFKIGVSATVRGLAVTDDTVYLAGDFTTVGGQTRSHFAAVTTGASLLPFTANADEVARAVELTPDGRHVLLGGDFFRINGTNTHALAVVDATTGQLAKSYPGFIHENSTVQDITTDATGFYTGNEGTGGGVFDGRIALDLDDFNQRWRDTCLGATQAVLVHSGVLYSGSHAHDCSSMGAFPDQPRKHLLAQSVDDPKLLPWFPDTNDGIGEPVGPRVMTQASSGGRHYLWVGGEFTTTNGKPQQGLTRFADGPDTGAPWVPNVSLSTLTPGRIDVNWQTSFDTDDGELTYRIYKDGSNTPVHTTTGYSVFWDRPQLTWTDTDVAPGETHSYRITASDGTNTSAKSAAQSATVESTTEAYPARVRSDGATLYWRYDEGTSTFAHDSSGNLNSGFLRNGPTYRQTPAAVAGPSTAIGFNGTDDYAYSNRQHAAPGRFSVETWIRTTTTRGGKIIGFGNMTQQNSTRQDKNVYMRNDGRLVFGVQSSGARTVTTPAAYNDGQWHHVVATQGHLGQGMALYVDGQLRASNILVSVNDGNPGYWRVGGDNLSGWPSRPTSNFFAGQIDETAVYPTTLSSSQVSAHYALRNG, from the coding sequence ATGATGAACGGAAGTACGGGGCGGGGAACCGGAGGACGCGGCCGTGTACGGGCCGCTTCCGCCGCTCTCGGCCTACTGGCCGGAGCCCTGACCGCGACCGCGGCCGGGAGCTCTCCGGCGGCGGCGCTGACACCACCGGTCGCCATCACCGCTGACGACCTCACCACCTGGCAGACCAACGGCATCGTCTGGTCGATGGCCGCCGGCGACGGCGTCGTCTACGCGGGCGGCACCTTCTCGACCCTGCGGCCCCCCACCGCCGCTCCGGGGACGGACGAACAGCAGGCGGTGAACTTCGCCGCGTTCGACGCGGCGACCGGGGCGCCCACCGACTGCTCGCTGTCCTTCACCATCTCGTCGGGGACCGCGACCGTCCGGGCGCTGGCGCTGTCCCCGGACGGCGAAACGCTGTACGCGGGCGGCCAGTTCGGGGCGGTGAACGGTGTCGGGGTGAGCAATATCGCGGCGATCGACACCGAGACCTGCAAGGTCAGCAACACCTTCAAGATCGGTGTCTCGGCGACCGTGCGGGGGCTCGCCGTCACCGACGACACGGTCTATCTGGCAGGCGACTTCACCACGGTCGGCGGGCAGACCAGGAGCCACTTCGCCGCCGTCACGACGGGAGCCTCGCTGCTGCCCTTCACCGCCAACGCCGACGAGGTGGCGCGGGCCGTCGAGCTCACCCCGGACGGGCGGCACGTGCTGCTCGGCGGTGACTTCTTCCGGATCAACGGCACGAACACCCACGCACTGGCGGTGGTCGACGCCACCACCGGACAGCTCGCCAAGTCCTACCCGGGGTTCATCCACGAGAACTCCACGGTCCAGGACATCACCACCGACGCCACCGGCTTCTACACCGGCAACGAGGGCACCGGCGGCGGGGTGTTCGACGGGCGGATCGCCCTGGATCTGGACGACTTCAACCAGCGCTGGCGGGACACCTGCCTCGGCGCGACCCAGGCGGTGCTGGTGCACTCGGGCGTGCTGTACAGCGGCAGCCACGCCCACGACTGCTCCAGCATGGGAGCCTTCCCCGACCAGCCGCGCAAGCATCTGCTGGCCCAGTCGGTCGACGACCCGAAGCTGCTCCCGTGGTTCCCGGACACCAACGACGGCATCGGAGAGCCGGTCGGGCCCCGGGTGATGACCCAGGCGAGCAGCGGGGGCCGCCACTACCTCTGGGTGGGCGGCGAGTTCACCACCACCAACGGCAAGCCGCAGCAGGGTCTCACGCGGTTCGCGGACGGCCCGGACACGGGCGCGCCCTGGGTGCCCAACGTCAGCCTGTCCACGCTGACGCCCGGGCGGATCGACGTGAACTGGCAGACCAGCTTCGACACCGACGACGGGGAGCTGACGTACCGGATCTACAAGGACGGCTCGAACACCCCGGTCCACACGACGACCGGCTACTCGGTCTTCTGGGACCGGCCCCAGCTGACCTGGACGGACACCGACGTCGCACCGGGCGAGACCCACTCGTACCGGATCACCGCGAGCGACGGAACCAACACCAGCGCCAAGTCCGCGGCCCAGTCCGCGACCGTGGAGAGCACGACGGAGGCGTATCCGGCCCGGGTCAGGTCCGACGGGGCGACCCTCTACTGGCGCTACGACGAGGGCACGTCCACGTTCGCCCACGACAGCAGCGGCAACCTGAACAGCGGGTTCCTGCGCAACGGCCCCACCTACCGGCAGACCCCGGCGGCGGTCGCCGGTCCCTCGACGGCGATCGGCTTCAACGGCACCGACGACTACGCCTACAGCAACCGGCAGCACGCCGCGCCCGGCCGGTTCTCGGTGGAGACCTGGATCAGGACCACCACCACCCGGGGCGGGAAGATCATCGGCTTCGGGAACATGACGCAGCAGAACAGCACCCGCCAGGACAAGAACGTCTACATGCGCAACGACGGCAGGCTCGTGTTCGGCGTCCAGAGCAGTGGAGCGCGGACCGTCACCACCCCGGCCGCCTACAACGACGGCCAGTGGCACCATGTCGTCGCCACCCAGGGCCACCTGGGGCAGGGCATGGCGCTCTACGTCGACGGGCAGCTGCGCGCGTCGAACATCCTGGTCTCCGTCAACGACGGCAACCCCGGCTACTGGCGGGTCGGCGGGGACAACCTGTCCGGCTGGCCGAGCCGCCCGACGAGCAACTTCTTCGCCGGGCAGATCGACGAGACCGCCGTCTACCCGACCACGCTGTCCTCTTCGCAGGTCAGCGCGCACTACGCCCTGAGGAATGGCTGA
- a CDS encoding ATP-binding cassette domain-containing protein translates to MPVIEVADLVKEFSRPRRQEGAFAGVRTLLTREKTVKRAVDGIDFTVQRGEMVGYLGPNGAGKSTTIKMLTGILVPTSGTVTVAGATPWRDRSRNARRIGVVFGQRSQLWWDLPLRDSLWLIGRLYDVPQARFREKQRQFSEVLDLGPFLDTPVRQLSLGQRMRGDLAAAMLYEPDILYLDEPTVGLDVIAKERIRTFVGELNRESGTTVVLTTHDLDDVEELCDRIILIDHGKVAYDGAVDELKSRYAPHRELVVQTDRLESVEGAEVVRREGGKVWLRFDPVRTPPAELVAAVLAQHRVTDLSIVEPELESVIHRIYADRG, encoded by the coding sequence ATGCCCGTCATCGAGGTGGCAGACCTCGTCAAGGAGTTCAGCCGGCCCAGACGGCAGGAGGGCGCCTTCGCGGGCGTCCGCACCCTGCTGACGCGTGAGAAGACGGTCAAGCGTGCGGTCGACGGCATCGACTTCACGGTCCAGCGGGGCGAGATGGTCGGCTATCTCGGCCCCAACGGTGCGGGGAAGTCCACCACCATCAAGATGCTCACCGGCATCCTCGTACCCACGTCCGGCACGGTCACCGTCGCCGGCGCCACGCCCTGGCGGGACCGGTCCCGCAACGCCCGCCGGATAGGCGTGGTCTTCGGCCAGCGCAGCCAGCTCTGGTGGGACCTGCCACTGCGCGACTCGCTCTGGCTGATCGGCCGTCTCTACGACGTGCCGCAGGCCCGGTTCCGCGAGAAACAGCGGCAGTTCAGCGAGGTGCTCGACCTCGGCCCGTTCCTCGACACCCCCGTCCGCCAGCTCTCCCTGGGCCAGCGGATGCGCGGCGACCTCGCCGCCGCGATGCTCTACGAACCCGACATCCTCTACCTGGACGAGCCGACCGTCGGACTCGACGTCATCGCCAAGGAGCGGATACGCACCTTCGTCGGGGAACTGAACCGCGAGTCGGGCACCACGGTCGTCCTCACCACCCACGACCTCGACGACGTCGAGGAACTCTGCGACCGGATCATCCTCATCGACCACGGCAAGGTCGCCTACGACGGCGCGGTGGACGAGCTGAAGAGCCGCTACGCCCCGCACCGCGAACTCGTGGTGCAGACCGACCGGCTGGAGAGCGTCGAGGGCGCGGAGGTCGTCCGCCGCGAGGGCGGCAAGGTGTGGCTGCGCTTCGACCCCGTCCGCACACCGCCCGCCGAGCTGGTGGCCGCGGTGCTGGCGCAGCACCGGGTGACCGACCTGTCGATCGTGGAACCCGAGCTGGAGAGCGTCATCCACCGGATCTACGCGGACCGCGGATGA
- a CDS encoding ABC transporter permease, with translation MRGPRVYLLLAGAAFRAEFQYRGNLFINIIGGLFYQGVGLAFIWAVLDRFGQVGGWGLGEIAFLYGMRLTAHGLWLLPGHQLIHVDEVVIEGEYDRYLVRPVSPLVQLLTRRVRLSSLGDLAGGAVLLSIASASAPVDWSPLAVCFLLLAVVGGALVEGALQLAASALVFRMKRVSPIKFAIDMIFSDFGNYPLKIFGPVAGFGLTFVFPLAFVAYLPATVLMDREEELAVPEWLAWGTPGIGVALMYIAYRFWERQSRHYESSGH, from the coding sequence ATGCGAGGTCCGCGGGTCTATCTCCTGCTGGCAGGTGCGGCGTTCCGCGCCGAGTTCCAGTACCGGGGGAACCTGTTCATCAACATCATCGGCGGCCTGTTCTACCAGGGCGTCGGCCTGGCCTTCATCTGGGCGGTCCTGGATCGCTTCGGGCAGGTCGGCGGCTGGGGCCTGGGGGAGATCGCCTTCCTCTACGGCATGAGGCTCACCGCCCACGGCCTGTGGCTGCTCCCCGGCCACCAGCTGATCCACGTCGACGAGGTCGTCATCGAGGGCGAGTACGACCGCTACCTCGTCCGTCCGGTGTCGCCGCTGGTCCAGCTCCTCACCCGCAGGGTGCGGCTGAGCTCGCTCGGTGACCTGGCGGGCGGTGCGGTTCTCCTGTCCATCGCCTCGGCCTCCGCGCCGGTCGACTGGTCCCCCCTGGCCGTCTGCTTCCTCCTGCTCGCCGTGGTGGGCGGCGCCCTGGTGGAAGGCGCACTGCAACTGGCCGCCTCCGCACTGGTCTTCAGGATGAAGAGGGTCTCCCCCATCAAGTTCGCCATCGACATGATCTTCAGCGACTTCGGCAACTACCCGCTGAAGATCTTCGGCCCGGTGGCCGGCTTCGGGCTGACCTTCGTCTTCCCGCTGGCCTTCGTCGCCTATCTGCCGGCGACCGTGCTGATGGACCGGGAGGAGGAACTCGCCGTACCGGAATGGCTCGCCTGGGGCACGCCGGGCATCGGCGTCGCGCTCATGTACATCGCGTACCGCTTCTGGGAGCGGCAGTCCCGCCACTACGAGAGCAGCGGGCACTGA
- a CDS encoding ABC transporter permease, producing the protein MTAPTARAAVKQPSRTPLRAHLACARIEFRAALTYRTAYLSSFAMMLLQIWLLTVVWKAFYDGREEVDGLSLTTMTAYATLTTLQYQLVSPWRSSPIDQRVREGKVAVDLLRPIGFPGQMLAGQLGWASAAVPVLLVALPFALLIGAGQAPASAAAGFAYPVALIGALLVNQLLGLLLGMVSFWTLEVSGALMAYRFVAQFFSGALIPLWFMPGPVRAAAEWLPFQATAYTPAAVYLGQAEGAGIAAALGVQLAWIVVLGALAAFVWSRARRRVMSQGG; encoded by the coding sequence ATGACCGCCCCGACGGCCCGCGCCGCCGTGAAGCAGCCGTCCCGGACGCCGCTGCGGGCCCATCTCGCCTGCGCCCGCATCGAGTTCCGCGCCGCCCTCACCTACCGCACGGCCTATCTGTCGTCCTTCGCGATGATGCTCCTCCAGATCTGGCTGCTGACGGTGGTCTGGAAGGCGTTCTACGACGGCCGTGAGGAGGTGGACGGACTCAGCCTCACCACCATGACGGCGTACGCGACCCTGACAACGCTCCAGTACCAGCTCGTCAGCCCGTGGCGCTCCTCCCCCATCGACCAGCGGGTGCGGGAGGGCAAGGTCGCGGTGGACCTGCTGCGGCCCATCGGCTTCCCCGGTCAGATGCTCGCCGGCCAGCTCGGGTGGGCTTCGGCCGCGGTCCCGGTGCTGCTGGTCGCGCTGCCGTTCGCGTTGCTGATCGGCGCGGGCCAGGCACCCGCCTCGGCGGCCGCGGGGTTCGCCTACCCGGTGGCGCTGATCGGCGCGCTGCTCGTGAACCAGCTGCTCGGGCTGCTGCTCGGCATGGTCTCCTTCTGGACCCTGGAGGTGAGCGGCGCCCTCATGGCCTACCGCTTCGTCGCACAGTTCTTCTCCGGGGCCCTGATCCCGTTGTGGTTCATGCCCGGCCCGGTCAGGGCCGCCGCGGAATGGCTGCCTTTCCAGGCCACCGCTTACACCCCGGCGGCCGTCTACCTGGGCCAGGCCGAGGGCGCCGGCATCGCGGCCGCCCTCGGGGTCCAGCTCGCGTGGATCGTCGTGCTCGGCGCGCTGGCCGCGTTCGTCTGGTCGCGCGCCCGGCGCCGCGTCATGTCGCAGGGGGGATGA